From the candidate division WOR-3 bacterium genome, the window TTCCGCGACCACCGGCTCTCTGCCCGGGTTGTCCCCACACCGGAATCTTTTATCTCTTACAGCGAAAGAATTTAATTTTAACGGGCGATATTGGTTGTTATACCCTTGGTGCCTTGGCACCCCATAAGGCGATGGATACTTGCATCTGTATGGGTGCCTCAATCACCTTTGCCCACGGCGCTGATAAAGCATTAGGGAAAAATGACTCCCGGCGGATTGTTGCTTTAATTGGTGATTCTACTTTTTTCCATATGGGTGTGCCCGGTTTGATTAATGTCGGGTATAATAAGGGAAATGTCATTACGATTGTCTTTGATAATCGGACAACCGGGATGACCGGTCATCAGGACCATCCGGGAACCGGCAGAACCTTGATGGGTGAAGAGACGAAGATAATCAAAGTGGAAGATGTTGCCCGCGCCTGTGGGATTGAAAAAGTTTACACCTTAGACCCTTATCAAATTAGGGAGAATCGGAAATTATTTCGGGAGATATTGGCTCAAGAAGGGCCGGCGGTGGTCGTCTCTTCTCGCCCCTGCGCCCTTTTGGTGCCGAGGAAGGAAGCAAAAAGGGTTATCGCTGATTTGTGTAGTGGTTGTAAGTTATGTTTACAGTTGGGTTGTCCCGCGATTATGTTTAAGGAAGAAAAAGCGGTAATTCAAGATGCCTTCTGTGTCGGTTGCGGAATGTGCCAGGAGTTATGCCAGAAAGGGGCAATTGTATGAGGGTGGTAGATGTCAATTGGGAAAATGTTGATGATTTCATTATGGTCTGTATCCCGGAGGCAAAAAGGAATCACCCTGCATTTCAAGAAGGCTGGCGGATTAAGAAAGATTATCTAAGAAATCGTTTGGCAAAGAATCTTCCTTGCGGGAAGATTGCCTATTTGGGAGACGAACCGGTGGGGATGATTCAATTTCTTCCTCAGGAGGAGGCGATTGAAATTCAATGCATATTTGCTTCTAAATATCAAGGTCAGGGGATTGGCACAAGTCTATTGAAAAATCTAATTACTGACTTGCAAAAGCCTCTCCCCTATCTAAATCATAAGACCCCAAGGGGAATTTTTACCTACGCCTTTGAAACCGGTGCCGGTTATCCCCAACACCTCTTTTACCAAAAAAATGGGTTTAAACCAGTCTCTCAGGAAAACCCTTATTTACTTTACTTCCCATTAGAAAAAGATTGGGTTTATGAACCACCTTTGGAAAAAGAATACCGACCTCTGCCGGAAGATAAAAACCAGGCAATAATCTTCTATCAACCAAACTGTCCCTGGTCAATCTATTTTACGGAAATGACCGAAGAAAAAATAAAAGAGGTAGCAAAGGACATTCCGATAAGAAGGATAAATCGGGAAGAAGAGAAGGAGGAGGTAGCAAAAAGGGGAAATGTCCCCTACCTTCTGGTAAACGGCAAGCCGATAAGAACTTTTGTTTTAGACCAAGAGAATTTTCTTAAAGAGGTAAGGGAGGCTTGGCAGGGATGAAAAAAGATAGTAATACCAATATTATTATCTGTGGGACCGGAGGGCAAGGGATTTTATTACTCTCTGACCTTTTAGGTTCGGTCGCCTTAAAGGAAGGTTTGGATATAAAAAAGAGTGAAGTGCACGGGATGGCGCAAAGAGGTGGCAGTGTCATTACCCATTTGCGATTTGGCGAAAAGGTCTATTCCCCATTAATTGAAGAAGGGACCGCCCATTTTCTCATTTCCTTAGAAAAGTTAGAGGCATTAAGATATCTCCATTTCCTTTCGCCCAAGGGAATTTTAATCTCTGACACCTTAGAGATTGAACCTTTGCCCGCTTTAATCGGTGAAATGGAATACCCCAAAGATATTGAAACTCGGATAAAGGAGAGATTAAAGAAGGTTTATTTTATTCCTGCCTTTCAGGTGGCAAAGGAATTGGGTGAGCCGAGAGTGCAGAATATGGTGATGCTCGGTTTTTTGTCTAATTTCTTGCCCTTTAAGGAAGAAACCTATCAAATGGCAATTAAAGAGTTGGTAAAAGAAAAATTTTGGGAAATAAATTTTCAAGCCTTAGAAAAGGGTAAAAGCCTGGCAAAAAGGAGATAAAGATGAAACGCTATCTTCTCGGCGCGATTTTTCTCGCGTTTTTAATCTGCCCAATTTATGGGGCATTTCGTTCCCATTATTCTATGGGACAAACTTATCCCTTTACGCCGCTTCCTGATGCTTCCGCCCACTTAATCTCTTTCTCCAATGGTTTTATGATTGATACCCGTTTTGGGGAACCGAATTTGCCAGAAAACCTAAAAATTCTGGAGCAAGAAGGTAAAATTTACCACATCATTCAGTTTAAGGAGCCGGTGCGAAAAGATTTCTTACGAGAACTGGAAAGATTTGGGATTAAGACTCTTGGTTATCTTCCCTATTATGCGGTCTTAGCGAAGATTGATGGGAAAGAAAAGGAAATCATCGCTTCCCTTCCTTTCGTCAATTGGGTTGGAATTTTCCAGCCAGCATATAAGATTCAGGATGTGCTTCTCAGTGCCCAGGGAATAAAAGAGATCGCGATTCAGGTGACGCCTGGGGAAGAGATTTTTCCCATCGTGAATTTGATAAAAGAGAGGGGTGGTCAGATTGATGAAATTATGGTTACAGAATTCGGTAAGACAATCAAGGCGACTGTTGATGCGGAGATGATTCCGGCCATTGCCCATTTACCCGAAGTTTTATGGCTCCAGGAATGGACTGAACCAACCGTTTGCAATGATAATTGTCAGTGGGTTGTCCAGACCGGTTGGCGGGCTACCGCTCCTCCCCAAAATGATACCATCGCCCGTCGAGTTTGGACCAGAGGCGTAAGGGGCGAGAGAGTAATCCTTTCTACTACTGATACCGGATTGAACATCACTGGACCCGGACATGATATGTTCCGAGACCCGAATCTACCAGTGACCCCACCCGGAGTTTGGCCCACCCACCGCAAGGTCGTTGCCTATAAGGTCTACGGCACAAATAATACAACCGAAGACCTTTATCACGGTAGCCATGTTAACGGCACAGTCGCAGGAGATGATTCCATAAATGGTGGCACAAGTTATTACGATGGAATGGCGATAAAGGCGCGTCTTTATTTTGTTGATGTGGAAAGGTCTGGTAGTCTTAATGTGCCGAACGATTTAACCACAGTTTGGGACACAGTCTATGCCGGTCGGGGATTACCCGATTCCCTCCGGCCGATAACCCAACACTCTGGCAGTTGGGGTTGGTCTAACTCCTCTGGCACCTATCTATTGCAGGATGCTTCAACTGATGCCTTTTCCTGGCTCAATAAAGACTTTCTTAACATTATGGCTGCGGGTAACGAATCAAGTAGAAGAAGGATTAGGAATCCGGGGATTGCCAAAAATGTGATCACTGTTGGTGCCTTAAATAACGGCACAGGTTCTAACACCATCGCTAGTTTCTCTTCCCGGGGACCGACTCAGGACAACCGGATAAAACCAACCGTCTGTGCCCCGGGAGTAAATCTCTGGTCAGCAAACCGTACTGGAACCAATTCCTATCAGCAGATGTCTGGAACAAGTATGGCAACACCCGCAGTTAATGGTGCGGTTGGTCTAATGCGTTCTTATTTAAGGCAGGGTTATTATCCATCGGGCGAAGCCAACCTCTCTGATGCCCTTGATTACATCAGTGCCGCCTTATTGAGAGCAATGGCAATTGTTTCCGCGGACCCGAATGTTGGTTCTTATGTTGTTCCGGATAGTAATATCGGCTGGGGAAGAATTGATGTTGACTCGGTCCTTTACTTCACTGGGGACTTAAGAAAACTATATCTCAAAGACGATACATTTGGTCTCATAACCGGACAATATAAAGAAGAATTTTTCTCCGTTGATACTGCGATACCTTTAAGAATTGCTTTGGTCTGGACCGATACCGCAGCGGCTCCCAATGCCAATCCAACTTTGGTTAATGACCTAAACTTAGAAGTGACCGCTCCCAACGGCACCTATTACCGAGGAAATCAATACAGTGCTGGTCAATCTATCCCCAATCCGAGTAATTGGGATAACCGAAATGTGGAAGAGTGCGTTCGCGTTAACTCACCACTGACCGGTCTCTGGCGCATCCGGGTTTATGGTCAGCAGGTTAGAACCAGTCGTGCTCAACCCTTTGCCTTTGCCATCACCGGCGCGATCACCCCTTACCAACCGGATGTTGGTGTTCTTTCAATTATTGCTCCAACCGGACAGATTGATTCCGGAACCGTTGTCATTCCCAAAGCCGAAGTGAAAAACTTTGGTGAGCAAGCGGTAGATTTTAATGTGAAATTTACTATCGGTAATTTCTATGAGGAAGATACCTCAATCACCCTTAATGCCGGAATGATTGATACGGTGATTTTTCCACAATGGATTGCCGAGCCCCTTGGCGTCCATATCGTCAAATGTACCACCGAACTTATGGGTGATATTAACCCAGCCAATGACCTGATGGTTGATTCCGTAGAAGTAATACCCTATGTTGGCATCAAAGAGATGGGAAAAGTTAAGTCGCTAACGACCTTGAAAGGTATCACACCCAATCCCTTCTCTTCCCAGACCGCACTGGAATTTATCCTCGCCCCCGAAGAAGAAATTTCTTTGGCGATTTATAACTCCTCTGGCTCTTTAATCCGAAAAATTGCTGCAAAACCTAACTCAGGGGTCTATAAGATAATCTGGGATGGTACTGATAATGAAGGAAAGAAGGCTCCCGCGGGTATCTATTTCTTCTCTCTTAAAACCAGAGATCTCTCCTTAACCCGGAAGGTCTTAAAGATAAACAACTAATAAGAAAAAGGGGTAGGAAGAATTATTTGCTTCCTACCCCTCTAAATTTTTAGACATCAAAAATGACGGTTGCTTTATACTGGGAATCTTCTTTTTTAATCTGGAACATATGGTAGGTTGGGGTCTTTATCTCAATCTTCAAAGGATGCCTCTTCGGATCAAATTTCTCACCAGTAATTTTCGCTAAAAGGGAGTTTTTTTCCAGAGAAATCTTCTTAACCCTTTTGCCGACAAAGTATTCCGTAGCAAAAAGAAAGAGGAGTTCCCTTAACCAATCCATAAATAAATCTTCTAAGGATTCCGCAGTTATCTTTATCTCTCTCTCTTCTCGCTCTTCAATAATTTCAATATCAGTGATATTATCAAAAAGGGCATAAAGCCCATTGGCAAATAGTTCCTCCAAGTCTTTACCAAAGATTTCTACGCCTAAATCCGAAGTATGATTCAGATACCGGTATCTCATATCCCTTTTGCCAGAAGGGACTTGTATCTTTTGGCTAAAAGATAGTAACTCTCGGCTACCTTCTTAATCCAATTAACCTCTTCTGGTTTTACCTCTCTTTTCACCCGCGCCGGAATTCCGGCAACTAAGGTTCCGGCAGGCACAACAGAATCCTCCAAAAGGACACTGCCCGCGCCAACGATTGAATTCTTCCCGACCTTTACCCGATTTAATAAAATTGAACCCATTCCGATCATACACTCATCTTCAATTTGGCAGCCGTGCAGAATTGCCCGGTGCCCAACCGAAACTAAATCGCCAATGATTACCGGCGGTTCGCCTTCATCAACATGGATCATAGTCAAATCTTGAATATTGGTCATTTTCCCGATAATAATCCGATTGACATCCGCCCGAATTGTGGTACCAAACCAAATGCTTGATTTCTCTCTTATCTCACAATCGCCAATGATTATGGCGTTGGGCGCAATAAAGACATCTTCTCCAATTTTTGCCTTCTTCTCATAAAATGGATAAAGCATAATAGAATGATATTCAACTTCTTCTCTCTGTCAATCTTTCATGAGTTTTTACCGGTCTTCTCAGATAGTCCCACTCTAAAAATTATTGATTTTTTATTATCTTCAGTTAAAATTTAAGATATAAGGAGGAAATATGAAGAGGCTAATCTTTTTATCTATTATCTTTGGTATCTCCTTTGCCCGGATAATTGTTGTTCCGGATTCCGCACCAACGATTCAGGGTGGCTTAAATCTTGCCTTATCTGGGGATACGGTCTTGGTCAAGCCCGGCCAATATCGGGAGAATATCACTTGGCCCAATCGGGATGGGATTAAACTCTATTCTCTATCCGGTCCGGATTCCACAATCATCAATGGTGGTGGCAACGGACGGGTAATCAATATCCCTTCGGGAATTACCCGAGCAACGGAAATTCGTGGCTTCAAAATCATAGGGGGTAAAGCTAATTCCGGTGCCGGTATTTATGCCGGTGGTTCCCCAACTATTATCAGAAATAAAATTTGTAATAATACCTGCGCTGGTGGCCGAGATTATGGCGGTGGTATTTTTTGCTATTACGGCACTTCACCCTTAATCATCGGTAACGAAATTACCGATAATACCTGCTCGGATACCGCAACCTGGAATTATGGGGGCGGCATTTATGTTGATATGAACTCCACCGCGGAGATTTGCTATAACCTAATCGCCCGCAATACCTGCTCTCAGGGTTATTGGAACTACGGGGCAGGGATTTATGTTGACTTACGAGCCTCTCCCCTAATCTATCAGAATGTGATTAAAGAGAATATTAACACCCTTGGTGACCGAGGACACGGGGCTGGGATTTATGTTAGTTATCAGGCTAATGCTCTCATCTTCTCTAATCTTATTATTGATAACCGAAACACCTCTGGGTCTTGGAATTACGGTGGTGGAATTAAAGTTGATGGTAGGGCGAAAATTATTAATAATACAATAGCGGGAAATATCTGTTCGGGTGGCTATTGGGCTTATGGCGCCGGTATTTATATTGAAAGCGACACTTCCATCATCAAAAATAATATCATCGTTCAGAATAGTTCTACTCTTGGTTCCGGTATTTACAATAATGGCATAGTAATCAATCGCTATAATGACATCTGGAATAATATTGGTGGCAATTACTATGGCTGTTCTCCGGGACCGGGTGAAATTTCTTTAGACCCAATCTTTGTTAGTGGTCCCTATGGACCCTATTATCTCAGTCAGACTGCTGCTGGTCAACCGGTAAATAGCCCTTGTGTTGATGCTGGTGATACCTTATTGGGTACAACCCCATTAAATTTTGATTCGCTACTTCGCTCTTGGACGACCCGCACTGATTCCGTTCCGGACCTTTCGGTTTTAGATATGGGTTATCACTATCCCCGAACTCAACCTTATGTCGGAATTTCTTCCATCTCCTCTAAAACTCCCATCCCTTTCCAAGTCTTCCCCAATCCTTTTCGCCATTTTGTAAAATTCTCACCGCTAATGAAACCGGCTCCGGCTCAAATTGAAATAACTGATATCTCGGGGAAAATTGTCTATCAATCAGCCTCCTTTAACTATCTCTGGAAAGGCGTTAATAATTTAGGTCGGCCGCTACCGGCGGGCATCTACTTCTACCAAATTAGGTATAAGAATCGTAACCATTCGGGACGGCTGATAAAGATTGATTGACAAGGAATTTTTCCAGAATAAAATACAGGTATGGAAAAGCAATTGTTAGAGATTGAAGGATTTAAGGTTGGGGAACCTCTATTCTTAAAGAACTTAATTCTCTTCCCTCTCACTAATGGGAATAAAGACTTCGGAAGGGTAGAAATTCTTTCGGAGGCAAAAGAAAAGAAGCATATTGAAGTCCGGGAATTGGCTTCTCCCAAGATTGATACCGTAATTATTAAAAATAAATCTCCCCACCGGGTTTTCGCCTTAGACGGCGAAGGAATTATTGGTGCCCTTCAAGACCGGGTGATAAATACCTCCGCCTTAATTGCGGAAAAGAGCGAAATAGAAATTCCGGTCAGTTGTGTGGAAGAGGGGCGTTGGAGTGGCAGTCACGAGTTCCTGAGGGCGCGAACAATTTCTTATCCTTCTTTACGGGCAATTATCTGTTCTACGGTCTCTTCTTCTCTCCATAAGACAAAAAAATTTGCAACCGACCAAAACCAGATTTGGAGTAGTATCAAAAAGAAAATAGAGAGTTTTAAGATTACTTCCCGTACCTCTTCTCTTAGGGACATCTATTCTTCTTTCCGAAGACATTTAGAAAGTTATCAAGAAGAAGTTGCATTTCTTAAAGACTTAAATGGCCTCTTGGTCTTTGCTGGCGGCAGACTTCTCTGTCTTGATCTATTTGCGAATAAGAAATTATTTAACAAATTGAAAGACCAACTCATTACCAGTTACGCCCTTGATGCCTTAGAGATAAAAACCTCTGCTCCTCCCCGGGTCGGTGAGGCAAAAAGATTATTCCGAGAGATAAAAGAAGCAAAGGTTAAAACTTTCCCTTCTTTTTCTTTGGGAGATGAGATAAGATTTGAGACAAAAGACCTCATCGGCCGGGGCTTAGTATTCAATAACTCTCTTTTCCATCTCTCCGCTTTCCCAAAGATTAATTGACGTCTTTCATCAAAATAAAACCTTACCATTATTGAGATGGAAATTTTATCGATAATGGGAATATTTTTCGTATTTATTCTTCATACCTCTTATATACCTCACCGCCAATCCGTTCTTTCTTTACCAATTTCATTGTAGGAAAGGAAGTAATTATGCAAAGTAGAAATAGCCCTTAAAAAGCAATCTAATATTTCATATTATATTCCTCTCCGGTATCATTCGGTCCAACCGGTATTGATCTCTATTTCCATTAGTGTATAACAAAAAGTCCCTCTTGAAGAAAGCCTGCCGTGATGCAACAAATCAATCTCCGTATAGCCAATCGGGCTTTCTTTTGCTTTGTAAAATAACTCTCCACCGGGATTTGCTTTTTGATCGGGATGTGGCTTATATCGCCATTTTAACCTTGTATACTTTTTGAGGATATTTATGATTATAAAGATTCCCTCCGGTAGTTTTAGTATGGGGGAGTCTATATCTTTTTCCGCCTGAGTCGGTAAGATTACTTTTGATGAAAACCGCTCTCTTGCCAAGAGAAAAAAAATTATTATAATAAAAAGTTAAAACGGGAGGAAAAATGGATATTCAAAGAGTAGGTGTCATTGGCGCCGGTACGATGGGTGCCGGAATTGCTCAGGTATTTTCTTTTTACGGCTATAAGGTCATCCTCATTGACCTTGACCAAAAATTCCTGACCCGGGCTCTCAATACGATTGAGGGTGGATTAAAGCGAATGCTGGAGAAGGGAAAGATTTCGGAAGCCAAATTAAAGGAGACGATGGCAAATATCACCTCGACTACCGATGATACTCAACTAAAAGATTGTTCGATTGTCGTGGAAGCGGTAGTGGAAGATGTGGGCGTGAAGAAGGAGGTTTTCAAAAGATTAGACTCCATCCTCCCTCCTTCCTCTCTCATCACCTCTAACACCTCCACAATTTCCATCACTACCTTGGCCGCTGCCACTTCCCGGCCGGAGAAGGTCTGCGGAATGCACTTTATGAACCCCGTGCCGGTAATGCAATTAGTAGAAGTGATTAAAGGTTTACAAACCGCGGAGGAGACAATCCAAATCGTGGTTAATTTGGCAAAGAAGTTGGAGAAGACCCCGGTCGTAGTTAACGACTCCCCCGGCTTCGTCTCCAACCGCATTCTCCTTCCGATGATCAACGAAGCCATCTATTGCCTCTATGAAGGAGTGGCAACCAAGGAAGCGATTGACACGGTGATGAAATTGGGAATGAATCACCCCATGGGACCGCTCCAACTGGCTGATTTAATTGGTCTTGACATCTGTCTGGCAATCCTTAATGTTCTATATCAAGACCTGGGAGACCCGAAATATCGTCCTTGTCCCCTCTTGAAGAAAATGGTTGCCGCTGGTTATTTGGGTCGGAAGACAAAAAAGGGATTTTATGAGTACGGGTAAAAGGTTTGCGTATAAGATACAAGTCTTAGAAGTCCACCTCAATCCGATTCTCACTTTAGCCCGCTGGAAGATCACGGATGAGAGCGGTAATGTCTATAAAGAGTTCCAAGAGATTATTAACTATCTTAATCGTTTGGGAGAAGAGGGATGGGAGTTGGTTGATTGTATATCGGGTTCAGACCAGCAGGGAACAATCACCAAAGTTTTGATGTTCTTCAAAAAGGAGAAGCAAGATGGTTTTTAATCCCATAGATTTATCCCTTCTCTTTTTAGTTTCCACCGCCGCCGGTATCCAATTCCTGCGGGGAAAAAATAATTTCTCACTCCTCTTCTTTGAAACCTTGGCGGTAATTGGAGCGGGCAAAATTGCCTATGATGCCGCAAAGTTACACTATCCTTTTGGCCTCTTCTTTTTCCCGACTCTCGTCATCTTTCTCATTCTGGCACGCCTCCTTTGGGGATTCTTCCCTTTCTCCTTAGGCACATTTGAAGTAATCTTTAGCTTCTTCTTCGGCATCGTTTGGGGTTGGGCATTCGGTTTCGGCATCGTCCGCTCGCTCTTTCCCCTCATCCAAAAAAACCCGACCCTGCTCCAAATGCTCGTCAAATCCTGGATGGCTTCGCAGATTGTCTCTCTTGGTTTTATCCGAGAATTTCTCGCTCTCCTTGTCCAAGCGAAATATCACAACCTGCCCGCTAAATACTAAATTGTAAAATGCGCTCTTGACAGAAAACCATATCCCTTTATAATAAGGGATGAAAAGATATTTCTTTTTCTTATTCCTTTTCCTTTTTTGCTGTGCCCCCCTGCAAGTAGTTACTCCTCCAACCTTTGTCATCCGGCCCTTGGAAAGGGAGTTGCCAGTGAGTATCGCCAAATTTTTGGGCGAATTCCAAATTACCTTCTATTGGATCGTGAAGGAAGAGGATTATTCCGGAAGAAGAAACACGCCCCTTTATCTGACAAACGGAAAACTTTTGGGCTATTTCCCTCGGGAGTTTGTGCGCGACTTCAAAATTGAATCCTGTGGCAAACTGAAAGATGGAAGATTAATCAGTTGGCTAAAAAAACAACAGCGGGTAAAGATTGTTGATAAGTTATTAGGACACGGCCATTTTCTCGTTCCTCTAAAATCTTTAGCCTCCGACCCTCAAATCCTCCCGCTCGGCTTGCAAGTATTTATCCCTGCTGTCTGCCGGATGAAAATTGGGGAGGAGTTCCATTCGGGTATTTTTTATACCCACGACATTGGGTCAAAAATTATTGGTAAAAAGATAGACATCTTTCTCGGTGAGAAAGAGAATATTAAATATTTTTCCGCCGCCAACATCAAAAGTGGGCAAAAGGTTGAACTTTACCTCTTGGAGTAAGAGGAAAATTTATCATTATTTACAATAGGTAGCCAAAAGATCATTGGGCACTTTCATCTCCTGAAATAATTGGCGCTCTTTTTTTTTGTCCGCAACCAGAAGAATCTCTTCTAACTCTTTCTGCCACCATTTTCGGCTTAAATCATCTAAGGTAAGAAATTTAACATTCGGTTGCGCTTTCAAAATAGAGATCAGAGTTTGAAAATCCTTCACCGAATAATCGGTAAAATATCTTGCCTCCGGAACAATCCGATGGAAGAGAAGGATGGCAAAGCGATGTCTCTTTACGTATCGCAAAATCTCCTCAATCTCGGTTCCTTTCCGGACCTCCCGTGCCGGAAGGCGGTAGGGAGAAAAGAAATTTACTTCCCCCCAACCAACCGAACGGCCTAAGAGGTATCCGCTATAAAGAAGAGAGCGCAAGACGTCCTGGTCATACCGACCATAAGGGTAAATAAATATTTTTATCTCTTTTTGAAAAATTGATTCCAACTCCTTTTTAGAGTAAAAGACCTCTTCCCAAAGTGCCGCGGAGTCCAATTTTGTCAAATGGCGATGAGTGCGGGAATGACTGGCAATCTCGCAACCCGAAGCGAGCATCTCTTTAATCTCCGGGATGGTTAAATAGGAGTAAGGAGAAAAATTGCGCCGGGACCAAGAAAGGGTTTTGGTGATGAGCCCGATAGTGAAGGGAATTTTTTCTTGTTTCAAAATCGGGTAGGCGTATTTATAAACCGCATAATAACCGTCATCAAAATTTATCACCACATAATTGGTATCGGCAAAGAGAAAAAGAGAGAAGAGAAGAAAAGATGAAAATAAAAAGCGGAAAGAGGTCAAAAATCAAACCTCCCCTTTTTTAATTCCCAAAGGTAAGAACTAGGAATCCGAACTTTGCCAATTAATATCTCCCCTTTTCTACCACCGTGACAATCAGACCCACCCGTAACCAAAAGGTTCTCCTGCCTTGCTATTGCCAGAAGGGATTCTGTCTTAACGGAAGAGTGTTCGGGGTGCCAGACTTCAATCCCCATGACTCCGGATCTTATCGCCTCCGGAAGAATTTTCTCCCCGGGATAGGTTCCCGGATGTGCCAGAATCGGTATCCCTTTGTATTTCTTGATTAAAGCAACCCCTTCGTGCAAACTAACTTCCATCTTGGGCACATAAGCCGGGCAGTGGTAGCCAATAAATTTCATAAAGGCTTCATTAAGATCACTCACGTAGCCATCCTCCATTAGAACCTGTGCGATATGGGGTCTCCCAACGCTGCCCCCTCCGGCTACCGCCAAAACCCTTTCCATCTCTATCTTTATTCCTTGACTGGACAATTTCCCAATTATCTTCTTTGCTCTTTCCAACCGCTGCCTTTGTGCCCTCTCTAAAAAATCAAGGAGTTCCGAATTACGATAATCAATGAAATATCCGAGGATATGGATGTCAATATTATCAAAAAGACAACTTAACTCAAGGCAGGGCACTACTTCTATCCCCAAAACTTCTCCCGCCTTCTTTGCTGGTTCAATCCCGCCGACCGCATCGTGGTCGGCAATGGCGATGGCAGAAAGATTTAATTCCTTTGCCTTCTTCACCACCTCCTCGGGGGTTAAAAGACCATCGGAATAGGTGGTGTGGATGTGTAAATCACAACCCATTCTATCCCAAGAGCCGCTGCAAAACAATCTCTTCTGTCTTCTTTTGGAGAGCCTCCGCTTGGGAGAGAAGTCTCTTTGCCCCCCGCTCTTTCTCTTCCCGATATTCTTTATCCTTTATACCTAAGAGGTTAATGAGAACATTAAGGTAGGCCCCTTTCGCCGCGGAGAGGAGAAAATTGGCGCCGCAGCCGGCATCGGTGATAGAATTTTTATTACATTTTTCCGCAT encodes:
- a CDS encoding GNAT family N-acetyltransferase; amino-acid sequence: MRVVDVNWENVDDFIMVCIPEAKRNHPAFQEGWRIKKDYLRNRLAKNLPCGKIAYLGDEPVGMIQFLPQEEAIEIQCIFASKYQGQGIGTSLLKNLITDLQKPLPYLNHKTPRGIFTYAFETGAGYPQHLFYQKNGFKPVSQENPYLLYFPLEKDWVYEPPLEKEYRPLPEDKNQAIIFYQPNCPWSIYFTEMTEEKIKEVAKDIPIRRINREEEKEEVAKRGNVPYLLVNGKPIRTFVLDQENFLKEVREAWQG
- a CDS encoding indolepyruvate oxidoreductase subunit beta, coding for MKKDSNTNIIICGTGGQGILLLSDLLGSVALKEGLDIKKSEVHGMAQRGGSVITHLRFGEKVYSPLIEEGTAHFLISLEKLEALRYLHFLSPKGILISDTLEIEPLPALIGEMEYPKDIETRIKERLKKVYFIPAFQVAKELGEPRVQNMVMLGFLSNFLPFKEETYQMAIKELVKEKFWEINFQALEKGKSLAKRR
- a CDS encoding S8 family serine peptidase, with the translated sequence MKRYLLGAIFLAFLICPIYGAFRSHYSMGQTYPFTPLPDASAHLISFSNGFMIDTRFGEPNLPENLKILEQEGKIYHIIQFKEPVRKDFLRELERFGIKTLGYLPYYAVLAKIDGKEKEIIASLPFVNWVGIFQPAYKIQDVLLSAQGIKEIAIQVTPGEEIFPIVNLIKERGGQIDEIMVTEFGKTIKATVDAEMIPAIAHLPEVLWLQEWTEPTVCNDNCQWVVQTGWRATAPPQNDTIARRVWTRGVRGERVILSTTDTGLNITGPGHDMFRDPNLPVTPPGVWPTHRKVVAYKVYGTNNTTEDLYHGSHVNGTVAGDDSINGGTSYYDGMAIKARLYFVDVERSGSLNVPNDLTTVWDTVYAGRGLPDSLRPITQHSGSWGWSNSSGTYLLQDASTDAFSWLNKDFLNIMAAGNESSRRRIRNPGIAKNVITVGALNNGTGSNTIASFSSRGPTQDNRIKPTVCAPGVNLWSANRTGTNSYQQMSGTSMATPAVNGAVGLMRSYLRQGYYPSGEANLSDALDYISAALLRAMAIVSADPNVGSYVVPDSNIGWGRIDVDSVLYFTGDLRKLYLKDDTFGLITGQYKEEFFSVDTAIPLRIALVWTDTAAAPNANPTLVNDLNLEVTAPNGTYYRGNQYSAGQSIPNPSNWDNRNVEECVRVNSPLTGLWRIRVYGQQVRTSRAQPFAFAITGAITPYQPDVGVLSIIAPTGQIDSGTVVIPKAEVKNFGEQAVDFNVKFTIGNFYEEDTSITLNAGMIDTVIFPQWIAEPLGVHIVKCTTELMGDINPANDLMVDSVEVIPYVGIKEMGKVKSLTTLKGITPNPFSSQTALEFILAPEEEISLAIYNSSGSLIRKIAAKPNSGVYKIIWDGTDNEGKKAPAGIYFFSLKTRDLSLTRKVLKINN
- a CDS encoding archease, which translates into the protein MRYRYLNHTSDLGVEIFGKDLEELFANGLYALFDNITDIEIIEEREEREIKITAESLEDLFMDWLRELLFLFATEYFVGKRVKKISLEKNSLLAKITGEKFDPKRHPLKIEIKTPTYHMFQIKKEDSQYKATVIFDV
- a CDS encoding gamma carbonic anhydrase family protein; its protein translation is MLYPFYEKKAKIGEDVFIAPNAIIIGDCEIREKSSIWFGTTIRADVNRIIIGKMTNIQDLTMIHVDEGEPPVIIGDLVSVGHRAILHGCQIEDECMIGMGSILLNRVKVGKNSIVGAGSVLLEDSVVPAGTLVAGIPARVKREVKPEEVNWIKKVAESYYLLAKRYKSLLAKGI
- a CDS encoding right-handed parallel beta-helix repeat-containing protein, whose translation is MKRLIFLSIIFGISFARIIVVPDSAPTIQGGLNLALSGDTVLVKPGQYRENITWPNRDGIKLYSLSGPDSTIINGGGNGRVINIPSGITRATEIRGFKIIGGKANSGAGIYAGGSPTIIRNKICNNTCAGGRDYGGGIFCYYGTSPLIIGNEITDNTCSDTATWNYGGGIYVDMNSTAEICYNLIARNTCSQGYWNYGAGIYVDLRASPLIYQNVIKENINTLGDRGHGAGIYVSYQANALIFSNLIIDNRNTSGSWNYGGGIKVDGRAKIINNTIAGNICSGGYWAYGAGIYIESDTSIIKNNIIVQNSSTLGSGIYNNGIVINRYNDIWNNIGGNYYGCSPGPGEISLDPIFVSGPYGPYYLSQTAAGQPVNSPCVDAGDTLLGTTPLNFDSLLRSWTTRTDSVPDLSVLDMGYHYPRTQPYVGISSISSKTPIPFQVFPNPFRHFVKFSPLMKPAPAQIEITDISGKIVYQSASFNYLWKGVNNLGRPLPAGIYFYQIRYKNRNHSGRLIKID
- a CDS encoding DUF6569 family protein; this encodes MEKQLLEIEGFKVGEPLFLKNLILFPLTNGNKDFGRVEILSEAKEKKHIEVRELASPKIDTVIIKNKSPHRVFALDGEGIIGALQDRVINTSALIAEKSEIEIPVSCVEEGRWSGSHEFLRARTISYPSLRAIICSTVSSSLHKTKKFATDQNQIWSSIKKKIESFKITSRTSSLRDIYSSFRRHLESYQEEVAFLKDLNGLLVFAGGRLLCLDLFANKKLFNKLKDQLITSYALDALEIKTSAPPRVGEAKRLFREIKEAKVKTFPSFSLGDEIRFETKDLIGRGLVFNNSLFHLSAFPKIN